A region from the Ciconia boyciana chromosome 1, ASM3463844v1, whole genome shotgun sequence genome encodes:
- the HJURP gene encoding Holliday junction recognition protein isoform X2, whose protein sequence is MHFQNLDVDDGEIQEKVKVQVDVIVQEDARKIPKWITIAPQGSSEGLYLASPVRELIGNQAAVCRKKVKLSNECSSSRPLQLQFSDVPISPNKITIPRHQPSPEPNKACYDIILEEYQSADEECSWSNITLADLYPAMVEILTRLMTKQSRRKELKYMFEHLRHKRKRSRRPKLNLIVDKIRGFRPLKLKQAQLSICSSRSEDSQNQTFGDENRELCDDKCSINNLSGLVPCSYSDTNEIKMDCSDSSLEHHLVSGKGQKVSKQTVFPDVMARMGETVLADDELQTVVSLKNSKCKESEKLAYKCSLENCFITSTASSGSTVLHLVKESKTQKNYFPCYDASELCSSTCSSYGNSNTFTPVTNCSFARPSNTLLINPEKIISERLISFQHKHSFSSLSMKQSPSKMPQKYEDAFEELYYKLCSKEIQKPLTLTRPLSNSQNLEEKGTLVKSNLSDSVRSDTHYDSEFDKIYEQLCSEAVPKLPGFQRALNLRKYGGIQMSETVKALVNSPVRTLSAIPRVKRLRNFQNDLLCSPVKRLKNIPERYFPSTKCQQISYRKNVNLQTVGMDFLSTYSSSNPNFFDSNNCQSQDSGFHAASDKTSLGIPGTSLQESGIADAHSGWPRAMEN, encoded by the exons ATGCACTTCCAG aatCTGGATGTAGATGATGGGGAAATTCAAGAGAAAGTAAAAGTTCAAGTGGATGTGATAGTACAAGAGGATGCTAGAAAAATTCCCAAGTGGATTACG atagCACCTCAAGGTTCATCGGAAGGTCTTTATTTAGCTTCGCCAGTGCGAGAACTGATTG GCAACCAAGCCGCTGTTTGCAGAAAGAAAGTAAAGTTGTCAAATGAATGTTCTTCATCCAGACCTCTACAGTTACAATTTTCTGATGTTCCCATTTCACCAAATAAAATAACCATACCCAGGCATCAACCTTCTCCAGAACCGAATAAAGCTTGCTATGATATCATCTTGGAAGAATACCAGTCTGCAGATGAGGAATGCTCCTGGAGCAACATAACTCTTGCAGACTTGTATCCAGCGATGGTAGAGATACTTACAAGGCTCATGACAAAGCAGTCTCGGAGAAAAGagttaaaatacatgtttgaaCACTTAAGGCACAAAAGAAAGCGTTCTAGAAGACCAAAGCTCAATTTAATTGTAGACAAAATAAGAGGGTTCAGACCTCTTAAACTGAAGCAAGCACAACTCAGTATATGCAGCAGTAGAAGTGAAGACAGCCAGAATCAAACTTTCGGAGATGAGAACAGAGAACTTTGTGATGACAAGTGTTCCATTAATAATTTATCTGGTCTGGTACCTTGTTCTTACAGTGATacaaatgaaatcaaaatgGACTGCTCTGACTCAAGTTTAGAACATCATTTGGTATCTGGAAAAGGCCAAAAAGTCTCCAAACAGACTGTTTTTCCTGATGTTATGGCTAGAATGGGAGAGACAGTTCTAGCTGACGATGAGTTACAGACTGTTGTTTCACTGAAGaattcaaaatgcaaagaaagtgaaaaattagcTTACAAATGTTCCTTGGAAAACTGTTTTATCACATCTACTGCCAGTTCAGGGTCAACAGTGCTTCATCTGGTAAAAGAGAGTAAAActcaaaaaaattactttccttgtTATGATGCCTCAGAGTTGTGTTCATCTACTTGCAGTTCCTATGGCAATAGTAACACTTTTACACCTGTCACAAACTGTTCTTTTGCCAGACCATCAAATACGTTGCTCAtaaatcctgaaaaaataatttctgaaagacTAATTTCTTTCCAGCACAAACACTCATTTTCCTCATTGTCTATGAAGCAGAGTCCTTCAAAGATGCCCCAGAAATACGAAGATGCATTTGAAGAACTGTACTACAAACTGTGTtcaaaagaaatccaaaagcCTTTGACATTGACAAGACCTCTTTCAAATTCACAGAACCTTGAAGAGAAAGGAACACTAGTCAAGAGTAATTTAAGTGATTCTGTGAGGTCCGATACACACTATGATAGCGAATTTGACAAGATCTATGAGCAATTGTGTAGTGAGGCTGTTCCAAAACTTCCTGGGTTTCAGAGAGCTTTAAATTTAAGGAAATATGGAGGAATACAGATGTCTGAAACTGTAAAAGCTCTGGTTAACTCACCTGTTCGAACATTATCTGCAATTCCCAGAGTTAAAAGACTAAGAAACTTTCAAAATGATCTTCTTTGTTCACCAGTAAAGCGACTGAAAAATATACCAGAACGCTATTTTCCTTCAACAAAATGTCAACagatttcttacagaaaaaatgttaatcttCAAACAGTTGGCATGGATTTTTTGAGCACATACAGTAGCAGTAACCCCAACTTTTTTGACAGTAACAACTGTCAGAGTCAG GACTCTGGATTTCACGCTGCTTCAGATAAAACTTCTCTTGGTATTCCTGGTACTTCCCTGCAAG AATCTGGGATTGCAGATGCCCACTCTGGTTGGCCTAGGGCAATGGAGAATTAG
- the HJURP gene encoding Holliday junction recognition protein isoform X1 yields MAFDLDERLRQSNARFMASIHRILEQYNHPFEDDLLISMDTLTYNTPDGPKKWEEVSTKKLKKWRKKVLECKRGNQWNADMSKQQTSDFGDGHSTIHQESAENSHVDTSDIDEESDADTVSVRRKLEDMHFQNLDVDDGEIQEKVKVQVDVIVQEDARKIPKWITIAPQGSSEGLYLASPVRELIGNQAAVCRKKVKLSNECSSSRPLQLQFSDVPISPNKITIPRHQPSPEPNKACYDIILEEYQSADEECSWSNITLADLYPAMVEILTRLMTKQSRRKELKYMFEHLRHKRKRSRRPKLNLIVDKIRGFRPLKLKQAQLSICSSRSEDSQNQTFGDENRELCDDKCSINNLSGLVPCSYSDTNEIKMDCSDSSLEHHLVSGKGQKVSKQTVFPDVMARMGETVLADDELQTVVSLKNSKCKESEKLAYKCSLENCFITSTASSGSTVLHLVKESKTQKNYFPCYDASELCSSTCSSYGNSNTFTPVTNCSFARPSNTLLINPEKIISERLISFQHKHSFSSLSMKQSPSKMPQKYEDAFEELYYKLCSKEIQKPLTLTRPLSNSQNLEEKGTLVKSNLSDSVRSDTHYDSEFDKIYEQLCSEAVPKLPGFQRALNLRKYGGIQMSETVKALVNSPVRTLSAIPRVKRLRNFQNDLLCSPVKRLKNIPERYFPSTKCQQISYRKNVNLQTVGMDFLSTYSSSNPNFFDSNNCQSQDSGFHAASDKTSLGIPGTSLQESGIADAHSGWPRAMEN; encoded by the exons ATGGCCTTTGATCTGGACGAGCGGCTGCGGCAGAGCAACGCCCGCTTCATGGCCTCCATCCACCGCATCTTGGAGCAG TATAATCATCCTTTTGAAGATGATTTACTTATTTCCATGGATACTCTCACTTACAATACACCTGACG GACCAAAAAAATGGGAGGAAGTGTCAACCAAGAAGCTtaaaaaatggaggaagaaagtaCTTGAG TGTAAAAGAGGAAATCAATGGAATGCAG ATATGTCAAAGCAACAGACCAGTGATTTTGGAGATGGACATTCAACAATACATCAG GAATCTGCTGAGAACTCTCATGTGGATACATCTGACatag ATGAAGAAAGTGATGCAGATACAGTTTCAGTAAGAAGAAAATTGGAAGACATGCACTTCCAG aatCTGGATGTAGATGATGGGGAAATTCAAGAGAAAGTAAAAGTTCAAGTGGATGTGATAGTACAAGAGGATGCTAGAAAAATTCCCAAGTGGATTACG atagCACCTCAAGGTTCATCGGAAGGTCTTTATTTAGCTTCGCCAGTGCGAGAACTGATTG GCAACCAAGCCGCTGTTTGCAGAAAGAAAGTAAAGTTGTCAAATGAATGTTCTTCATCCAGACCTCTACAGTTACAATTTTCTGATGTTCCCATTTCACCAAATAAAATAACCATACCCAGGCATCAACCTTCTCCAGAACCGAATAAAGCTTGCTATGATATCATCTTGGAAGAATACCAGTCTGCAGATGAGGAATGCTCCTGGAGCAACATAACTCTTGCAGACTTGTATCCAGCGATGGTAGAGATACTTACAAGGCTCATGACAAAGCAGTCTCGGAGAAAAGagttaaaatacatgtttgaaCACTTAAGGCACAAAAGAAAGCGTTCTAGAAGACCAAAGCTCAATTTAATTGTAGACAAAATAAGAGGGTTCAGACCTCTTAAACTGAAGCAAGCACAACTCAGTATATGCAGCAGTAGAAGTGAAGACAGCCAGAATCAAACTTTCGGAGATGAGAACAGAGAACTTTGTGATGACAAGTGTTCCATTAATAATTTATCTGGTCTGGTACCTTGTTCTTACAGTGATacaaatgaaatcaaaatgGACTGCTCTGACTCAAGTTTAGAACATCATTTGGTATCTGGAAAAGGCCAAAAAGTCTCCAAACAGACTGTTTTTCCTGATGTTATGGCTAGAATGGGAGAGACAGTTCTAGCTGACGATGAGTTACAGACTGTTGTTTCACTGAAGaattcaaaatgcaaagaaagtgaaaaattagcTTACAAATGTTCCTTGGAAAACTGTTTTATCACATCTACTGCCAGTTCAGGGTCAACAGTGCTTCATCTGGTAAAAGAGAGTAAAActcaaaaaaattactttccttgtTATGATGCCTCAGAGTTGTGTTCATCTACTTGCAGTTCCTATGGCAATAGTAACACTTTTACACCTGTCACAAACTGTTCTTTTGCCAGACCATCAAATACGTTGCTCAtaaatcctgaaaaaataatttctgaaagacTAATTTCTTTCCAGCACAAACACTCATTTTCCTCATTGTCTATGAAGCAGAGTCCTTCAAAGATGCCCCAGAAATACGAAGATGCATTTGAAGAACTGTACTACAAACTGTGTtcaaaagaaatccaaaagcCTTTGACATTGACAAGACCTCTTTCAAATTCACAGAACCTTGAAGAGAAAGGAACACTAGTCAAGAGTAATTTAAGTGATTCTGTGAGGTCCGATACACACTATGATAGCGAATTTGACAAGATCTATGAGCAATTGTGTAGTGAGGCTGTTCCAAAACTTCCTGGGTTTCAGAGAGCTTTAAATTTAAGGAAATATGGAGGAATACAGATGTCTGAAACTGTAAAAGCTCTGGTTAACTCACCTGTTCGAACATTATCTGCAATTCCCAGAGTTAAAAGACTAAGAAACTTTCAAAATGATCTTCTTTGTTCACCAGTAAAGCGACTGAAAAATATACCAGAACGCTATTTTCCTTCAACAAAATGTCAACagatttcttacagaaaaaatgttaatcttCAAACAGTTGGCATGGATTTTTTGAGCACATACAGTAGCAGTAACCCCAACTTTTTTGACAGTAACAACTGTCAGAGTCAG GACTCTGGATTTCACGCTGCTTCAGATAAAACTTCTCTTGGTATTCCTGGTACTTCCCTGCAAG AATCTGGGATTGCAGATGCCCACTCTGGTTGGCCTAGGGCAATGGAGAATTAG